The Antedon mediterranea chromosome 11, ecAntMedi1.1, whole genome shotgun sequence genome window below encodes:
- the LOC140062259 gene encoding uncharacterized protein, which produces MQRAKVKNEIVLMRKLVKRVKVQVIRQMSRQVKQLRGKKGTEQQIGKNLRRVERLLEELECIKDLVADDISRQAFFGKLSFDIQSQEDDALKRATTKIVQHKIIQERVKSLREQGILTSNLNLKELDRKKRRKKKPTHLDLGIEKSNVESMDIKDDTNVKDDSKESGSDDNNDDDQGDHSDSSNDDTNDSDVSEDATNDQAILRQQKSQLKRTLDKSVEGSKASDFFIRGSSDDNSDIEKDDSKSDAVLPQPSSSKINRKTVKKNRQGENRLKGMRGRREQLEENTRSAFKKRAAEAKAAIVDRPNSTTTPMNTEKNILGISELPPDLETKDFSIKEGMNRFVKQNSSSSPMSGQRTMSGQKTMSNRKPQKNLPVEKLHPSWEAKRKQKEQSAKILPFQGKKITFDD; this is translated from the exons ATTGTTCTAATGAGAAAACTTGTGAAGAGGGTAAAAGTGCAGGTAATCAGACAGATGTCTCGTCAGGTCAAACAATTGCGAGGAAAGAAGGGTACAGAACAACAAATAGGGAAAAATTTGCGACGTGTAGAACGACTTCTTGAGGAACTTGAGTGTATAAAAGATTTAGTTGCAGATGATATCTCACGGCAAGCATTCTTTGGCAAGCTATCCTTTGATATTCAATCTCAGGAG gaTGATGCATTGAAAAGAGCAACAACTAAAATCGTTCAACATAAAATTATACAAGAAAGAGTCAAATCACTCAGAG agcAAGGTATACTGActagtaatttaaatttaaaagaacTTGACaggaaaaaaagaagaaaaaagaaaccaACACATTTGGATTTGGGAATTgaaaaatctaatgttgaatcTATGGATATTAAAGATGATACTAATGTAAAGGATGATAGCAAAGAAAGTGGcagtgatgataataatgatgatgatcagGGTGATCACAGTGATAGTAGTAATGATGATACAAATGATTCTGATGTCAGTGAAGATGCCACAAATGATCAAGCCATTCTAAGACAACAGAAAAGTCAGTTAAAACGGACATTAGACAAGTCGGTTGAAGGAAGTAAAGCATCAGATTTCTTTATAAGAGGCTCGTCAGATGATAACAGTGATATTGAAAAGGATGACTCCAAATCAGATGCAGTTTTACCTCAGCCAAGTTCATCCAAGATAAATAgaaaaactgtaaaaaaaaa TAGGCAAGGAGAGAACAGATTAAAGGGTATGCGAGGTAGGAGGGAACAACTTGAAGAAAACACAAGATCTGCATTTAAGAAAAGAGCAGCGGAAGCTAAAGCAGCGATTGTTGATAGACCCAATAGTACAACTACACCAATGAATACAGAGAAAAACATTCTTGGAATCTCAGAACTGCCACCGGACCTTGAGACAAAGGATTTTAGTATTAAAG AGGGAATGAACAGATTTGTAAAGCAAAATTCCAGCTCATCACCCATGTCAGGTCAAAGGACCATGTCAGGTCAAAAGACCATGTCAAACAGGAAACCGCAAAAGAACCTCCCAGTTGAAAAATTACATCCATCATGGGAGGCAAAACGAAAACAAAAAGAACAGTCAGCCAAGATTTTGCCTTTTCAAGGAAAGAAAATTACATTTGATGATTAA